One segment of bacterium DNA contains the following:
- a CDS encoding DUF418 domain-containing protein has product MENLLAPVREPERIDFLDVLRGFAVCGILAMNIQSFAMPGAAYFNPLAYGDFTGANYLVWLLANALANQKFMTLFSMLFGAGVLLMCDRARAAGRGAAGLHYRRMGWLLLFGLAHAYLVWAGDILVDYALCGLLVFVFRKARPGWLLASGLLFLLIGSLMMLMAGLTAGTYWPPEQLAAFEARMQPSAAKLAEELAAYRGTWLTSFRARAAESAEMQLTVFPFFTFWRVMGVMLLGMTLYRWRVLTGEAAGRVYGWLIGLALLVGLPATIYGAQRQLATGWDPIPSFFLHAQWGYWASLLVALGWLGALVLLVRASLWSGLRRRLAACGRMAFSCYILTSLICTALFYGHGLGLFGRVSRLGQAGITLAVWLFLLWLAPFWLARFRFGPLEWLWRSLAYRARQPWRRRAVTG; this is encoded by the coding sequence ATGGAGAACTTGCTGGCACCCGTGCGCGAACCCGAGCGCATCGACTTCCTGGATGTCCTGCGCGGCTTCGCCGTCTGCGGCATCCTGGCGATGAACATCCAGAGCTTCGCCATGCCGGGCGCGGCCTACTTCAATCCCCTCGCCTACGGCGACTTCACCGGCGCTAACTATCTGGTCTGGCTGCTGGCCAATGCGCTGGCCAACCAGAAGTTCATGACGCTCTTCTCCATGCTCTTCGGCGCCGGCGTGCTCCTGATGTGCGACCGCGCGCGGGCCGCCGGACGCGGCGCCGCCGGCCTGCACTACCGGCGCATGGGCTGGCTGCTCCTCTTCGGCCTCGCGCACGCCTACCTGGTCTGGGCGGGCGACATCCTCGTCGACTACGCGCTCTGCGGACTGCTTGTCTTCGTGTTCCGCAAGGCGCGGCCCGGCTGGCTGCTGGCCAGCGGCCTGCTCTTCCTCCTCATCGGCTCCCTGATGATGCTGATGGCCGGCCTGACGGCCGGCACCTACTGGCCGCCCGAGCAGCTCGCCGCCTTCGAAGCGCGGATGCAGCCCTCGGCGGCCAAGCTCGCCGAGGAGCTAGCCGCCTACCGCGGCACCTGGCTCACGAGCTTTCGCGCCCGCGCCGCCGAGAGCGCCGAGATGCAGCTCACGGTGTTCCCCTTCTTCACCTTCTGGCGCGTCATGGGCGTCATGCTGCTGGGAATGACGCTCTACCGCTGGCGCGTGCTGACGGGCGAGGCGGCGGGGCGCGTCTACGGGTGGCTGATCGGGCTCGCGCTCCTCGTCGGCCTGCCCGCGACGATCTACGGCGCGCAGCGCCAGCTCGCCACGGGCTGGGACCCCATCCCCTCCTTCTTCCTGCACGCGCAGTGGGGCTACTGGGCGAGCCTGCTCGTCGCGCTGGGCTGGCTGGGTGCGCTGGTGCTCCTCGTGCGCGCCAGCTTGTGGAGCGGGCTCAGGCGGCGACTCGCGGCCTGCGGGCGCATGGCCTTCTCCTGCTACATCCTCACCAGCCTCATCTGCACGGCGCTCTTCTATGGCCACGGGCTGGGCCTCTTCGGGCGCGTATCGCGCCTTGGCCAGGCCGGCATCACCCTCGCCGTCTGGCTCTTTCTGCTGTGGCTCGCGCCCTTCTGGCTCGCCCGCTTCCGCTTCGGCCCGCTCGAGTGGCTCTGGCGCAGCCTGGCCTATCGCGCGCGGCAGCCCTGGCGGCGGCGGGCGGTCACAGGCTAG